In Pan paniscus chromosome 15, NHGRI_mPanPan1-v2.0_pri, whole genome shotgun sequence, the sequence CTCACAGTTAATGACCTGGAAAAATCTTCAGAAATGCTCAATGTAGCACaataatgtgatattttaaaaagttatctgctGAGATATGTACATGTAAATCAGAAGCATCTTGATTAAAGAGGGATGTCAAGATATTGCAGTACCTtatgaaattttaagaaaattctcATTAGTCTTGACTCTATAAAGCATGATCCAAAAGTAGCTAAGCCCTAAATAATATTTACTATTAATAGTAATGCTGAATTCAAgtataatgaacatttttttaaaggtacaCTGGTGCCACCTTTTGGCCAGATTAAAAATTCACAGAAATTATAACCTACAATCTCAATTTCATGAAGAGACCTCTTTGGGGAGACAATTATTTAGTTCAAACATTATATGAATAGATTCAAAACTGTCTTGCTGATTAATACATCTCTGATTTTTAATaatcacattttttccttttatttctaataatcacatttttatcttttaaaagctGGGATCAAGGATAATACAAATAGAATTTAATTCTGAACACATCTCATACTCCAATACTTGCTCTAAACATGACTAGAATAGAAATCCCCCAAATTGggtttctttgtattcttttattCCTGACAACCATCACAAAACTTACTTTAAGGTCTTAGAAGGGTTGGTCAACCTCAGCTCTAATGACATTTTGAGGTACATATTCTGTATTGCGGGAGGCTGTCCTCTGCACtgagatgtttagcagcatccctggactCCACCTACTAGATGCCAGCAACAGCCTCCCTCATCACCCACCcaactgtgacaaccaaaaacatcTCCACATCGTCAAATGTCTCTATGGGGGGGGATAGCCCTGTGTAATGTTTATGTGTCCAAatgactgggccatggggtgcccCAATAGttagtcaaacattattctgggtgtgtccgTGAGGGTGTTCTGGAGGGAGACAAAAtctgaatcagtagactgagtaaagaagatcaccCTCCCTGATGTGGGTGGCTCTCATTCCATCAGTTGAAGGCcagaatagaataaaaaaagagaCTTTCTCTGGCCTGACTGCTTGAGCTGCAATTATCGGTCTTTTCCTCCCTTTGGACCCAAATGGAAACATCAGCTCTTCTTGAGTTTCAAGCCTGCCAGCTTTTGGACTGGAACTTATGCCAtaagctctcctggttctcaggtcttCAAATTCAGACTGGAACATCACTGTCTCCCCAGCCTTTCAGCCTCccaactgcagatcttgggacttctcagcctccataattacaTGAACCTATTCCTTATAATCAatcaatctctttctctctctcagttctacctgttgtttctttctttttctggagaatcctgactaatatacCTCAGTTGAGAACTACTATTGTGGATCATGTTACTGGGGGCAAAAGGCGATACAGTAGACTGTAAATATAGAAGAAAGaagcagctgggcgcggtggctcacgcctgtaatcccagcactttgggaggctgaggcaggtgaatcacaaggtcaggagttcgagaccagcctggccaacatggtgaaactccgtctctactaaaaatacaaaaaattagccgagtgtagtggcgggaacctgtaatctcagctactcgggaggctgaagcaggagaatagcttgaacctgagatgtgaaggttacagtgagccgagatcactccactgtactccagcctgggcaacagagcaagactccatctcaaaaaaaaaaaaaaaaaaaaagaagcaaagcaaGAAACTTCTGGGAAATGACGAAATACTACCTTTCTTTCCAGAGACAGCAGTTGGAAAGCATTTGATTAGGGCGTCAATTTTCTATTAACACAGATTATGGATGGTAAGAATTAGGTCCACAAATGCATTTTTGCATCACACCTCCAAAATGTTACCCAGTACAAAGACTACTTGCCTCAACACTAGGAACACAACATTTGGCAAACACTGATGTAAAATAAGAACACATTCTATAAGCTAAGctaataaacttgtttttgattAAGTCACATTAATTTGTcttgataaaatatatgaaattcattgtttcttgctctgtcgccaggctggagtgcagtggcgcaatctcggctcactgcaacctccgcctcccgggttcaagcaattcccctgcctcagcccccctagtagctgggactgcaggcacgtgccaccacacccagctaattttttgtgttttactagagacagggtttcaccatgttgtccaggatggtctcgatctcctgacctcatgatccgcccgccttggcctcccaaagtgctgggattacaggtgtgagccaccacaccctgccttttttttttttttttttttttgagacagagtctcactctgtcgcccaggctggagtgcaatggcgcgatctcggctcactgcaacctccatctcccgggttcaaatgattctcctgtctcagcctcccaagtagctgggactacagacgcacaccaccacacctggcttatttttgtatttttagtagagacagggtttcgccatgttagccaggctgatcttgaactcctgacctctggtgatccgcccacctcgacctcccaaagtgctgggattacaggcgtgagccactgcccctggccaaaatttttggcagagatgaggtctcactatattgcccaggctggtctcggactcctgggccttggcctcccaaagtgctgggattacaggcatgagccaccatgcccggcagatACACAACTTTCTAAAAGAATGTTTCTGAAGCAAATTCACAGTACATTAGGTGGATGAGTTTAGCCACACAATGTATTATTGATTTTGGTCTCCTGTATTAGCTATGTGTTACATGTACTTTGAAGATTTTTCAGTGGGTCTTTTTTATTGAACAAGTTTTTATTATCtaagtttattttaaagtataagtTTATATTTGATCCATTCTGACTAAATGACTTTATTTAGCACAAAATAGAGGAGTTGATGACAGTTAATGTCAATTGCACCAGACCAATACTTAACTAATTAATCAAGTGCAGTACAAATACATACTGAAGCACAATGAATTCTTCCAAGTCTTCAAGACAAAAATCACAGTTTGTAATTCCTTGTATTTAAGACATCCAGGTTTGGGACTGTGCAATCTCACCAGTTTTCAAAATGTCCAACCATACAAACACAGAAGTACAGCAGAGAGAAATCATTTACAGACTTCACTCTTAAGAaatcaaaaattaataatttaagtgCCACAAATCTATATGTAGTTCAAAACatataaagacacaaattacattatgaaaattcttCACATGGCCCATTTTTACATCAATTACTACAAAAAATGGACACTTATCAAGTATCTGACTCACAACATCAAGAATGTGCCTGTACAAATAAATGTTAACGAAATTACACATTTTTCACACTTTTTCCACGATTAATATGTATTTCCTTCAATTTTCAGTGAAGACTTTTCTAATAATACTATTATTACCTTCACCCCATTTCCTGTCCTCATCTACTATTTAGATCACCtacatcaaagaaataaaaataggctgggcccagtggcccatacctgtaatcccagcactttgggaggctgaggtaggcagatcacgaggtcaggagttcgaaaccagccttgccaacatgatgaaaccccatctctactaaaaatacaaaaactagctgggtgtggtggtgcgtgcctatagttccagctactcgggaggctgaggaagaagaatcgcttgaacctgggaggcggaggttgcagtgagccgagatcgcaccactgcactccagcctgggcaacagagcgagactccgtctcaaaaaagaaaaaaaaacaaaggtatttctttattgtttttgttccttttcctttgtgtaaacaaaaacaatatatttgGGAGAACTTTCAATAAAGCTGAAATTGACAAAGTTTTATTCCCAATAATGCCAAAGAACTAGTATCCTCCTTACTGAAGGCTAAAAAGAAACAATGATGATTAAATTACAGTAGAACAGGAATTCTAGCAACAGTATTGTTTCTAGttatttgtaaaaaataacaATGAGTTATGTCAATTAGTTATTGAATATTAGATAGTACATTACTGCTTTTAAGAACATTTTAGAATTTATAGGCTGAAATACTAAAGTTAATAGGTCTAGCTACAGAATAAATGTCGTTTATATGGTTGCTTTTAATCAATAATACTGAGAGAACTTAACACGTTTAATATAAATCCTCACAAcacccctgtgaggtaggtattgCTTACACCCACTTTATGGATGGGAAATCAGAAAGAGCAAGAAGTAACAATCTCAAgagttataaataaaaaaaatttttgttttcttataaggCAGACTGTGCTGAGTTCTGATGATACGCTAATAAGAACAAATACTAAAACAGTCTCTATTTTTCTCCAGAAAACAACTGCGTGAGATTTCgaaagaaggaaaaattttaaGCTGACTCAAGGGGAAAATGTTTAGTATCTGCCTGATACACACGAAAGTGCATATGACATTTCCAGTTTCAAGCTTGGTAATCATTATGCAAACTGCACTATATTATTAGGGTACTGGCTAACAGTATAGCTCCATTTTGTGGAGATGTAGTCAAAAAATAAAGGTTTTAGCtggaagaactttttttttttttgagatggagtctcgctctgtcacccaggctggagtgcagtggtgcgatctccgctcactgcaacctccgcctcccgggttcaagctattccactgcctcagcctctcgagtagctgggattacaggtgtgtgccaccacacccggctaattttttgtatttttagtagagacggggtttcactgtgttagccaggatggtctcgatcttctgacctcgtgacccgcccgcctcggcctcccaaagtgctgggattacaagcatgagccaccacgcctggcctagctggaagaacttttaaaatacaaagcaaaTTTTCTCAGTGAGCaatcatgtctttaaaaaataatactcagGGCACAGTGTTAGGCATATGacagttactttaaaaaatgcctgcagacccgggcgcggtggctcatgcctgtaatccgaggcaggcagatcatgaggtcaggagctcgagaccatcctggccaacatggtgaaaccctgtctctactaaaaatacaaaaattagctgggcatggtggcacatgctcaggaggctgaggcaggagaatcacttgaattcgagaggcggaggttgcagtgagctgagattgcaccactgcactccagcctggcgacacagcacgactgtctcaaaaaaaaaaaaaaaaaaaaagcctgcagaataaatgaaaacaacaataacaaaaactggGGGTCAGTCCCACACCACTATTCACTGCATCTCTGGAATTCagcttttgggattttttttctataaaatgaagtTGATATTTTCCCACTTCCTAAACAGAATGAATGTTTTAAGGAACAAGGAAAGAGCATTTGCTTTGAATTTCTAATATTAAAAGGAACTATAAGAATAGAAATACAGTTAACCACTATTTTCTTAACTCTCAACGAACAGATATATTTCTGCTTTAAATCAGTGTTGTCTATCACGGCCAATCAGCTGCTAGCAAACTCTTACCATTTATCCAAACTCTGCCCTGAGGCACTTGCTGTCTTATCCAACCAACCATGTACAACTCTACCTCCACCCTTTAGCTATATACAAGGATTTCCTCTGTCAAAGAATAATGagtgggcctggcacggtggctcacacctgtaatcccagcactttgggaggccgaggctggtggatgacctgaggtcagtagttccagaccagcctgaccaagatggtgaaaccctgtctctgctaaaaacacaaaattagctgggtatggtggcgcatgcctgtaatcccaagctacttgggaggctaaggcaggagaatcgcttgaacccaggcggcagaggttgcagtgagccgagatcacgccattgcactccagcctgggcaacaagggtgaaactccatcttaaaaaaaaattaaattaaaaaaataataataatgagtagGCAAACAGGGAAGAATATAGAGGAGAAAAATTATCTTAATAAGAACAATAGAATTTGAATTGAAGAAGGCTAGGAAATATATCTTAACTagcctaaaatacaaaaaaatcaatgttaatACTTGTGTTCTTCCAATGAGATGACATTTTTGAGGGCAGTACAAATTTCAATAGTTGCTTAAGTGAATTGGTAGAAAAAAGTTTAAGATTAGACGAAGTTCTGACCCCAAAGAACATACATTTGTTTTAATTACTCCCAATACAATTGATCTTATCAAGTTAGATGTGCTCTCAACACACATCAGTCTTAACCATAGGAGCCTTTACTCACTTGTTTAAGGCAGAAACTCAACTGCCTTACACAATATCCAGTAGCTTTCTTCATTCAATCCTCAAGAAAAACTTACCACTTTGTAATTTACCTAAACTGTTTACCTAGAGAAAACCTTTGTGTCCTTAGAATTAGCTGGATTACTCTTTGAGCTCCCTCCTGATTGGACGCTGATGCTGTTGAATGTGTCAGGAAACGTCCTCAGAAGTGGAGGGAGCTCAAGAGTTTTGTAAGTGGTTAAATTCTAAGGCTCACAAACCAAATTTTTTAGATGTATTCAAATGCCTGTGAAGCTCAGAATTTAACAAGAGGGCAAAAAAAGATGAGTCTGTTTTATTATCCTTGACTATGCGGGGTTtgaaatttaaacatttcagaAACAATTTAGATCTATCCTTTGTGGTGAAGCTTAACCAGCTATTTCCCAGGTATATAGAGTCGGGGAATCTGTTATTTATTCCATCAACTTTAATTTTCCTGGGGTTTTAGCTTTGTAAGTGTCACCATTATAAAAGAGAGTTAAGTTGATTTATAGAGGGAAAGCTAACATCATGGATCTTAAATGTAGTTATAGAACACTGAATGTATCCACTTTGCTGGTTTTATGGATCaggaaaaaagtgaaaactgTGCCACTGAAAAATTActttttcagtgatttttagaaaattaaaatcaacccAGGAAGCCCCAAAAATCCTGACGCTGAGGGTAGAAAcatgatttatattttatcatcATTCTCTTTCAACTCATGTAAACCTCTGGTCATAAAAATCTCAAATTACTTTTTAAGGTGTCTAAGAAAACACTCTAGACCAAGTTAACAACCCTGGGGTTTTTAGTCAATGCAGTTCTAGCTCAGTCTCTGTCTCTGCATGCTTATTtatctatgtgtgtatatcttactgtttcttaaatattttttaatgtctctCTGACTCTTCTCCCtttaactgtttttttaattaaaaatgagatataccacatctgtaatcccagcactttgggaggccaaggcgggcagatgactaggtcaggagatcgagaccatcctggctaacacggtgaaaccccgtctctactaaaaaaatacaaaaaaattagctgggcgtggtggcgggcgcctgtagtcccagctacttgggaggctgaggcaggagaatggcatgaacccgggaggcagagcttgcagtgagccgagatcgcgccactgcgccccagcctgggcgacacagagagactctgtctcaaaaaaaaaaagaggtatactcaatgttaaaaagtaaagagaagccATGTAGGTAAGATGTTGTGGAGCtagtagttaaaaaataaaactactcatGATTTGGtatatcttaaaataaatttttatacattATAACATATGTATAACATACAGTTATGCATTAAAGTAACTATTAATTTCctatatggaagaaaatatttaaaaataatcctgGTAGGAGTGAATTCATGTGAAATGTAGGCAGAAGTGATAGTTTAGAATATGCTTTAAAACAGATTTCATTTACTTTATATTCAATTTGATTTTACTGATTCTATAACTGGAAAAACTTAGAAATTCTATAAATAACTATTTAaagtttccatatttctacattgATTTCTGATTTCTAAACTGTTATTTCGTTTGTGAAAAGTTCACAGTAGTAATTGAATGTTACATTTTAATAGCCACATATTAATATGTCTTATGAGAAGATCTAATATATACAACCTTAAAACCATGAATAAGCtgtgaagaaaaaaagtcaatgaaacttgaggaggaaaataatttatgaataaaaaatgccacgcaaattttctttttcagaattggtATAAAAATTCTGAAAGAGAAGCTGCTACTCAACTAGGATAGTATCCACATTTTCTTGTGTGAGCTCTGACTCTAAGGCACAAGGCAAGTCTAAGTGTTCTTGTGACAAGCGAGAACCTTTCAGGGAGACATCAGACCAGCTGTCACAGTATGGCTGAAATCTCTGGGCCAATGCATTACCAAACCTTTGGCATCGGTTATATCTGTAAGATTTACctttgtgtgtatacatgtgttcCAACAATTGGCTCTTTCGAGGGAATTTATGACCACAGATGGTacagctcatttttcttttccttgaaaaagaaaaattacagtttAATTCTACTGGCTCTGTGTCTTTGGAGATCAAAGATACTTGACTGATCTGCAAAGGCTCTGTGGTACCCCGGTTGGTGTGGTCTGGCTGCTGTTCATTCTCCTTAACAATGAAGGAGCTGAGCCTGCGGCATTCAAGGGCCTCGCTGTTTTCATTAAGGGGATGCACTTCACCAAGGTCATTACTTTCCAGAATGGAAGCAGGGACACCGAATGGCAGGGATCCAGACACATGTGTATGGAGATGTTGCCTTAGGTTACTACGGGAATCAAAACGTTCCCCACAGTAATGGCATAAGTGTATTTTGATACTGTTTTCAGTAAAAGTGGGGCCTGTCACCTCTGATGAGGGTGAGGGGTGGCTCTGGGAGATCACAGATTCTGGGTCACATCTCTCCTGCTTGATGGAAACTGGGGGCTTCTGGTGCTCCTCCAGGGCCTGGGTGGCAGGACAGGCCCTCTGCTGGTCTGCAGTGCCATCATCCAGACCAATAGCAAGAGACAACTGCAACTGGGGGTGGTCACCCTGGACAGCAGCTCTGTTTCCACTGTTACTGGAAGGAGCTTCTTTGACCTCCAGTCCTTGTTTGACAACTGTTTTTTGGGTTGTTGAGATCTGAATGCCATATAAATTTGAGGACTGCACAGTCTCTGGTGAGAACACTTGATTCATTTCAGTTGCAATGTGAGAAAGGTAGTCGGCGTGAAGAAATCGAATCCCTTCCTCCAAACGACTATGATCCACAATCTGTTTTGGCCCTTTCCCCGTGTACATAATGTGCAACAAATAGCTGAATATGTCAGGTTGGATGTCAGTTGGTTGTATTTTTATGCATtcactgttaaaaacaaaaacagacccaCAAGAAATGAAACACAACCTAGCTGGCCTTTCAGTTAACAGTATAGTCTGAGACTAAAGCAATTTCTTCCTAAGAAGTTCGAACCTAGCAATCTGCCTTAATAAAACATGGCAACAAAGGcttaaactttcattttatacCAACTTTATGGCCTAGCAAAAAGTCTTCATGTATTCAATCTACTGCCTAAAGTTAGGAAACACAGACATACATTCTGAATAGTTCAACATTAATCAAGTGACTCCTAAGTGATATGCACTATACTAGATGCCAGCGGTAGAAAACTGATGAATAAAATAGGTACCTGCTCTTAAGGAATTTAACAGTCTATCAAGTAAACGatcaaaagaactaaaaacagggactcaaacagatacctGTATGCCAATGTTCACTGCAACATTACTTacagtagccaaaaggtagaaagaaGCTGAGTGTTCACCAaaagatgagtggataaacacaAGATGGcttacacacacaatggaatattattcaaccataaaaagaaggaagttctgatacatgctacaacatggagaacccag encodes:
- the ZBTB25 gene encoding zinc finger and BTB domain-containing protein 25 isoform X4, whose amino-acid sequence is MLGGRCGYCFHSQLVITSFLGQEDIPPFSIFKLCVSCSKQIRFFFLKLDPSYHRLLWHSVFGVIRCYQLRRQRIAQRSTWNLTAPSMFQQLAPASPQGIKFGILSLETQVLAELLILSQDSVITTMDTASHSLVLLQQLNMQREFGFLCDCTVAIGDVYFKAHRAVLAAFSNYFKMIFIHQTSECIKIQPTDIQPDIFSYLLHIMYTGKGPKQIVDHSRLEEGIRFLHADYLSHIATEMNQVFSPETVQSSNLYGIQISTTQKTVVKQGLEVKEAPSSNSGNRAAVQGDHPQLQLSLAIGLDDGTADQQRACPATQALEEHQKPPVSIKQERCDPESVISQSHPSPSSEVTGPTFTENSIKIHLCHYCGERFDSRSNLRQHLHTHVSGSLPFGVPASILESNDLGEVHPLNENSEALECRRLSSFIVKENEQQPDHTNRGTTEPLQISQVSLISKDTEPVELNCNFSFSRKRKMSCTICGHKFPRKSQLLEHMYTHKGKSYRYNRCQRFGNALAQRFQPYCDSWSDVSLKGSRLSQEHLDLPCALESELTQENVDTILVE
- the ZBTB25 gene encoding zinc finger and BTB domain-containing protein 25 isoform X3, with protein sequence MDTASHSLVLLQQLNMQREFGFLCDCTVAIGDVYFKAHRAVLAAFSNYFKMIFIHQTSECIKIQPTDIQPDIFSYLLHIMYTGKGPKQIVDHSRLEEGIRFLHADYLSHIATEMNQVFSPETVQSSNLYGIQISTTQKTVVKQGLEVKEAPSSNSGNRAAVQGDHPQLQLSLAIGLDDGTADQQRACPATQALEEHQKPPVSIKQERCDPESVISQSHPSPSSEVTGPTFTENSIKIHLCHYCGERFDSRSNLRQHLHTHVSGSLPFGVPASILESNDLGEVHPLNENSEALECRRLSSFIVKENEQQPDHTNRGTTEPLQISQVSLISKDTEPVELNCNFSFSRKRKMSCTICGHKFPRKSQLLEHMYTHKGKSYRYNRCQRFGNALAQRFQPYCDSWSDVSLKGSRLSQEHLDLPCALESELTQENVDTILVE
- the ZBTB25 gene encoding zinc finger and BTB domain-containing protein 25 isoform X1 — protein: MLPPTESQLRTVAAALRARADPRPATGEGGRARTHARTHAHPGPGAPLSPATRHAVTWGHRGLPAREAAREAAEGCVSRRHCLQCAAWEPAPPARRSRPAAAAASGTTMDTASHSLVLLQQLNMQREFGFLCDCTVAIGDVYFKAHRAVLAAFSNYFKMIFIHQTSECIKIQPTDIQPDIFSYLLHIMYTGKGPKQIVDHSRLEEGIRFLHADYLSHIATEMNQVFSPETVQSSNLYGIQISTTQKTVVKQGLEVKEAPSSNSGNRAAVQGDHPQLQLSLAIGLDDGTADQQRACPATQALEEHQKPPVSIKQERCDPESVISQSHPSPSSEVTGPTFTENSIKIHLCHYCGERFDSRSNLRQHLHTHVSGSLPFGVPASILESNDLGEVHPLNENSEALECRRLSSFIVKENEQQPDHTNRGTTEPLQISQVSLISKDTEPVELNCNFSFSRKRKMSCTICGHKFPRKSQLLEHMYTHKGKSYRYNRCQRFGNALAQRFQPYCDSWSDVSLKGSRLSQEHLDLPCALESELTQENVDTILVE
- the ZBTB25 gene encoding zinc finger and BTB domain-containing protein 25 isoform X2, translating into MLPPTESQLRTVAAALRARADPRPATGEGGRARTHARTHAHPGPGAPLSPATRHAVTWGHRGLPAREAAREAAEGCVSRRHCLQCAAWEPAPPARRSRPAAAAASGTTMDTASHSLVLLQQLNMQREFGFLCDCTVAIGDVYFKAHRAVLAAFSNYFKMIFIHQTSECIKIQPTDIQPDIFSYLLHIMYTGKGPKQIVDHSRLEEGIRFLHADYLSHIATEMNQVFSPETVQSSNLYGIQISTTQKTVVKQGLEVKEAPSSNSGNRAAVQGDHPQLQLSLAIGLDDGTADQQRACPATQALEEHQKPPVSIKQERCDPESVISQSHPSPSSEVTGPTFTENSIKIHLCHYCGERFDSRSNLRQHLHTHVSGSLPFGVPASILESNDLGEVHPLNENSEALECRRLSSFIVKENEQQPDHTNRGTTEPLQISQVSLISKDTEPVELNCNFSFSRKRKMSCTICGHKFPRKSQLLEHMYTHKDSKSPTLRS